A section of the Polyangium spumosum genome encodes:
- a CDS encoding serine/threonine-protein kinase, protein MLEGDQITPKMRLSRHLGTEGKSQVWVAEHVGLGKEVAVKLMGRALSRNSSPLHRFQREADVAARQIKSPHVAQVLEHGLTRNGMPYLVMELYDGEDLGARLQKSGPMSPKEAARLVSQLAKGLGKAHLLGLVHRNLKPSNVFLTENENGEFDAKVLDLGLSVRAGISSMGRTTSDATTMISPEFMSPEQIFGQKDVDFRSDLWALAVLAYYALSGRAPFSGQNLEAFGNAIEEGRFEPITTLVPGLPSTVDAFFTKALQRDPTARFTGAKELADEFERALGVEGEERTSRTSFPLVAQRGSSPGSRPLGASSGTGSTRRPKLGSLKEISDRIPPEIREAAMAPPEVLPVTVRPAEPRQGSALVIVLLALLGIGTIVAGLSLLSGDSSPPPSTAPTTPR, encoded by the coding sequence ATGTTGGAAGGAGACCAGATCACTCCCAAGATGCGGCTCTCGAGGCACCTCGGGACGGAGGGCAAATCCCAGGTCTGGGTCGCCGAGCACGTGGGCCTCGGCAAGGAAGTCGCCGTCAAGCTGATGGGGCGCGCTTTGTCGCGGAACTCCTCGCCCCTCCACCGGTTCCAGCGCGAGGCGGACGTCGCCGCGCGGCAGATCAAGAGCCCGCACGTCGCGCAGGTCCTCGAGCACGGCCTCACCCGCAACGGGATGCCGTACCTCGTGATGGAGCTCTACGACGGGGAAGACCTCGGCGCGCGCCTCCAGAAGAGCGGCCCGATGTCCCCCAAGGAGGCGGCGCGCCTCGTCTCGCAGCTCGCCAAGGGCCTCGGCAAGGCGCACCTGCTCGGCCTCGTCCACCGCAACCTCAAGCCGAGCAACGTCTTCCTCACCGAAAACGAGAACGGCGAGTTCGACGCCAAGGTCCTCGACCTCGGCCTCTCCGTGCGCGCCGGGATCTCCTCGATGGGCCGGACCACGAGCGACGCGACGACCATGATCTCGCCCGAGTTCATGAGCCCGGAGCAGATCTTCGGCCAGAAGGACGTCGATTTCCGCTCCGACCTCTGGGCCCTCGCGGTCCTCGCCTATTACGCGCTCAGCGGCCGCGCGCCCTTCAGCGGGCAGAACCTCGAGGCCTTCGGCAACGCCATCGAGGAGGGGCGCTTCGAGCCCATCACCACCCTCGTCCCCGGCCTGCCCAGCACGGTCGACGCCTTCTTCACCAAGGCCCTCCAGCGGGATCCCACCGCGCGGTTCACCGGGGCCAAGGAGCTCGCCGACGAGTTCGAGCGCGCGCTCGGGGTGGAGGGCGAGGAGCGCACGAGCCGCACCTCGTTCCCGCTCGTCGCCCAGCGTGGCTCTTCGCCCGGATCGCGGCCGCTCGGCGCGAGCTCGGGCACGGGCTCGACGCGCCGGCCGAAGCTCGGCTCGTTGAAGGAGATCTCCGACCGCATCCCGCCCGAGATCCGGGAGGCGGCCATGGCCCCGCCCGAGGTCCTGCCCGTGACGGTCCGGCCCGCGGAGCCCCGCCAGGGCTCGGCGCTCGTGATCGTCCTGCTCGCGCTCCTCGGCATCGGGACCATCGTGGCCGGGCTGTCGCTGCTCTCCGGCGACAGCTCGCCCCCCCCGAGCACCGCGCCGACCACGCCGCGTTAA